From a region of the Planktothrix sp. FACHB-1365 genome:
- the dacB gene encoding D-alanyl-D-alanine carboxypeptidase/D-alanyl-D-alanine-endopeptidase has product MKKKLFGGLIYFLSLSQPVWGQTESASQKICPTELEPAINTLVNRPQFQQSRWGILIETLTPGTTLYNRDSQYYFIPASTVKLLTTAAAFQKLGANFKIRTSVYGDHQGNIYIVGRGDPSLTETQLKDLAQQLKNKGINQINQLIAVDGYFTGSPINSTWQWEDVQAGYGAPINSLILNQNSLDLILSPQGVGQPLKVNWVRPEQATAWTIENQTKTVNKNEPEFIEIGRDLTKPIIRVSGQLRVGAEPEPVYVAVVEPTENFIQEFKQVLINSGIQVLQTSIAVNFSYPSEELAWVESPPLSELIKTLNLESNNVFAESLLRTLGVQNSRSDSVESGLKEIQLMLTQLGVNPQGYHLVDGSGLSQNNLVTPLALVQTLRLMTGSPVTELYQNSLPVAGISGTLKGRFQDSSAVGIVQAKTGTLTGVSSLAGYISPPDYQPLVFSIMINQTHLPTSELRKAIDDIVLLLTRLKSCP; this is encoded by the coding sequence ATGAAAAAAAAATTATTCGGTGGTTTAATCTATTTTTTGAGTCTATCCCAACCCGTTTGGGGTCAAACTGAATCTGCTTCTCAAAAAATCTGTCCAACAGAACTAGAACCCGCCATTAATACCCTTGTAAATCGTCCCCAATTTCAACAATCTCGCTGGGGAATTTTAATCGAAACCTTAACCCCCGGTACAACTCTTTATAATCGAGATAGTCAATATTATTTTATTCCCGCTTCAACGGTTAAACTCTTAACAACGGCTGCGGCTTTCCAAAAATTAGGAGCAAATTTTAAAATCAGAACCTCGGTTTATGGGGATCATCAAGGGAATATTTATATTGTTGGAAGAGGCGATCCCAGTTTAACCGAAACTCAACTGAAAGATTTAGCACAACAGTTAAAAAATAAAGGGATTAATCAGATTAATCAATTAATTGCGGTCGATGGTTATTTTACAGGTTCACCCATAAATTCTACTTGGCAATGGGAAGATGTACAAGCGGGTTATGGTGCACCGATTAATAGTTTAATATTAAATCAAAATTCCTTAGATTTAATTCTTTCTCCCCAAGGGGTCGGACAACCGTTAAAAGTAAATTGGGTACGTCCAGAACAAGCAACAGCTTGGACAATAGAAAATCAAACCAAAACGGTTAATAAAAATGAACCGGAATTTATAGAGATTGGACGAGATTTAACTAAACCCATTATTCGAGTTTCAGGACAATTAAGAGTCGGTGCGGAACCTGAACCCGTTTATGTCGCCGTTGTGGAACCGACGGAGAATTTTATTCAAGAATTTAAGCAGGTTTTAATTAATTCGGGAATTCAAGTTTTGCAAACTTCAATTGCGGTTAATTTTTCCTATCCTTCAGAAGAATTAGCCTGGGTAGAATCTCCCCCTTTATCTGAATTAATTAAAACCCTAAATTTAGAAAGTAATAATGTTTTTGCTGAGTCTCTCTTAAGAACTTTAGGGGTACAAAATTCTCGGTCTGATAGTGTAGAATCAGGATTAAAAGAAATTCAATTAATGTTAACCCAATTAGGCGTTAATCCCCAGGGTTATCACTTAGTTGATGGTTCAGGACTCTCTCAGAATAATTTAGTGACTCCTTTAGCTTTAGTTCAAACTTTAAGACTAATGACAGGTTCTCCCGTTACAGAATTATATCAGAATTCCCTCCCCGTTGCGGGAATCAGTGGCACATTAAAAGGACGATTTCAAGATAGTTCGGCTGTCGGAATTGTCCAAGCAAAAACGGGAACTTTAACCGGAGTTTCATCCTTAGCCGGGTATATTTCTCCCCCTGATTATCAACCGTTAGTTTTTAGTATTATGATTAATCAAACTCACTTACCCACGTCAGAACTCAGAAAAGCTATTGATGATATTGTATTATTATTAACCCGCTTAAAATCCTGCCCTTAA
- the purU gene encoding formyltetrahydrofolate deformylase, which produces MNVPTATLLVSCPDQKGLVAKIANFIYSNGGNIIYADQHTDFTANIFLTRIEWQLDGFNLPRDVIAPAFSAIAKPLNAHWQLHFSDTIPRLSIWVTKQDHCLLDLLWRWQAQELIAEIPLMISNHLKLKPLADQFGIDFYHLPITAENKLEQEAQQLELLKKYKIDLVVLAKYMQILSPQIVDNYSKIINIHHSFLPAFAGANPYQRAHERGVKIIGATAHYVTADLDEGPIIEQDVVRVSHRDTVEDLIRKGKDLERLVLARAVRLHLQNRVLVYGNRTVVFA; this is translated from the coding sequence ATGAACGTACCCACAGCCACTTTATTAGTCTCTTGTCCTGACCAAAAAGGGTTAGTTGCTAAAATTGCGAATTTCATTTACTCTAATGGGGGAAATATTATTTATGCTGATCAACATACGGATTTTACGGCTAACATTTTTTTAACTCGAATTGAATGGCAATTAGACGGATTTAATTTACCCCGTGATGTCATTGCACCTGCTTTTAGTGCCATTGCTAAACCCTTAAATGCCCATTGGCAATTGCATTTTTCCGATACCATTCCTCGGTTATCCATTTGGGTGACAAAACAAGATCATTGTTTATTAGATTTACTCTGGCGATGGCAAGCTCAAGAACTAATAGCAGAAATTCCCTTAATGATCAGTAATCATTTAAAATTAAAACCCCTTGCTGATCAATTTGGCATTGATTTTTATCATTTACCCATTACAGCAGAAAATAAATTAGAACAAGAAGCTCAACAGTTAGAACTCTTAAAAAAATATAAAATTGATTTAGTCGTTCTTGCTAAATATATGCAGATTTTAAGTCCTCAAATTGTCGATAATTATTCTAAAATTATCAATATTCACCATTCTTTTCTCCCGGCTTTTGCGGGTGCAAATCCCTATCAACGAGCCCATGAACGGGGGGTTAAAATTATTGGGGCAACCGCCCATTATGTCACGGCAGATTTAGACGAGGGGCCAATTATTGAACAGGATGTTGTGCGGGTCAGCCATCGAGACACCGTAGAAGATTTAATTAGAAAAGGTAAAGATTTAGAACGATTGGTTTTAGCGAGGGCCGTTCGTTTACACTTACAAAATCGCGTGTTAGTCTATGGAAATCGAACAGTTGTTTTTGCTTAA
- a CDS encoding M20/M25/M40 family metallo-hydrolase, translated as MKIKQWVHFFLGGVILMGVILGFVQGLAEQQIPSKLIPLESPKTPNLESFSSSSISPQFNPINPTKLWEHIQVLVGERYQESDRERVRNYLTQQLELLQLSPRLQSFKQGVNIVGQRLGTDPKAGEIVLAAHYDTVPNSPGADDNASGVAVVLEIARLLAEKSTPKTLTIVFFDQEEVGLLGSFAFTGKPENLTHLQAAIILDMVGYACHTPGCQTYPPGLTVTPLLEAAGIEFPDRGEFLTGVGEVQNLPLLKIFQAVDQSLRLSNSSSLKIPPLVTLPIPLKGLLTPDVLRSDHAPFWYQEIPAVLLTDTANLRSPHYHQPSDTLSHLDPEFFEGSAQIIYNVIVELLNSQTAFTVSPS; from the coding sequence ATGAAGATAAAACAGTGGGTTCATTTTTTTCTCGGTGGGGTGATCCTGATGGGGGTAATCCTGGGGTTTGTGCAAGGATTAGCAGAGCAGCAAATTCCTTCTAAACTGATTCCCCTTGAGAGTCCTAAAACCCCAAACCTGGAATCTTTTTCAAGTTCTTCAATTTCTCCTCAATTCAATCCAATTAATCCCACTAAATTATGGGAGCATATTCAAGTTTTAGTAGGAGAACGATATCAAGAATCTGACCGAGAACGGGTGAGAAATTATTTAACCCAGCAATTAGAATTATTGCAGTTGTCTCCCCGTTTACAATCCTTTAAACAGGGAGTTAATATTGTTGGTCAACGTCTAGGAACTGATCCAAAAGCAGGAGAAATTGTATTAGCTGCTCATTATGATACAGTTCCGAATTCTCCCGGTGCGGATGATAATGCCAGTGGAGTTGCTGTTGTTTTAGAAATTGCCCGTTTATTGGCTGAAAAATCCACGCCTAAAACCTTAACGATTGTCTTTTTTGATCAAGAAGAAGTTGGACTTTTAGGCAGTTTTGCCTTTACCGGAAAGCCAGAAAATCTAACACATTTACAAGCTGCTATTATATTAGATATGGTGGGTTATGCTTGCCACACTCCGGGCTGTCAAACCTATCCCCCTGGATTAACAGTAACTCCCCTTTTAGAAGCAGCCGGAATTGAATTTCCAGATCGGGGAGAATTTTTAACCGGAGTTGGAGAAGTTCAAAATTTACCCTTATTAAAAATCTTTCAAGCTGTCGATCAATCCCTGAGACTTTCAAATTCTTCATCCCTAAAAATTCCCCCCTTAGTAACGCTTCCCATTCCCTTAAAAGGGTTATTGACACCCGATGTTTTACGCAGTGACCATGCGCCTTTTTGGTATCAAGAAATACCAGCCGTTTTACTGACAGATACGGCAAATTTGCGATCGCCTCATTATCATCAACCCAGTGATACCCTCTCTCATTTAGATCCTGAATTTTTTGAAGGATCAGCCCAAATCATTTATAATGTCATTGTTGAACTTCTGAACAGTCAAACTGCTTTTACGGTTTCCCCCTCTTAA
- a CDS encoding ABC-ATPase domain-containing protein, whose amino-acid sequence MNTKENLQRLLLDLDNRGYKAYKDILGTYEFPDFTLIIDYVQGDPFAAPSKFRVHIPPNVAGFPPELYRSRSREIALRDYLIREFDHTAREISSHRGTGKSGMIAVTKMGQEILERTSASLIKITPSSPKPIIGGNPALQRARPTLSTSEKGIEMRFFVGLPARGRNILGRQAAMMICDDIPAIVDRALRYQNLDGEAIKRHVEMAEDADWLREQIAEKELVAFVANGAILPRRSGVDSRPLADNVIAFQSPESLELEFNCPNQGIIKGLGIPKGITLIVGGGYHGKSTLLNAIELGVYNHIPGDGREFVITNPSAVKIRAEDGRSVSGVDISPFINQLPQGRSTTEFSTENASGSTSQAANIMEALEALVLAEKPESSAIPAVLLVDEDTAATNFMIRDRRMQELIAKDQEPITPFIDKVRQLYTDHNVSTILVMGGSGDYFDVADTVIAMENFQALELTAKAKEIAREYSTGRTLEGGEAFGVIRPRIPISESLDPSRGRWDVRIKVRDVDEVLFGTEDIDVSAVEQIVSKDQLRAIAAAMVYAKQNYINGEKTLPQILDAVMQDIATKGLDVITPFPQGDLAIFRRFELAAAINRIRTLEVSTLLA is encoded by the coding sequence ATGAATACTAAAGAAAACCTACAACGGCTCTTATTAGATCTCGATAACCGAGGTTACAAAGCTTATAAAGATATTTTAGGGACTTATGAATTCCCCGATTTTACCTTAATTATTGATTATGTTCAAGGTGATCCCTTTGCAGCACCGAGTAAATTTCGGGTTCATATTCCCCCAAATGTTGCCGGATTTCCCCCGGAATTATATCGCTCCCGCAGCCGTGAAATAGCCCTCCGCGATTATCTCATTCGTGAATTTGATCACACAGCACGGGAGATTAGTAGTCATCGAGGAACAGGCAAAAGTGGCATGATTGCGGTGACAAAAATGGGTCAAGAAATCCTGGAACGCACATCAGCTTCATTGATTAAAATTACCCCCTCTTCTCCTAAACCCATTATAGGGGGAAACCCGGCATTACAACGCGCTCGTCCAACACTTTCAACTTCAGAAAAAGGCATTGAAATGCGCTTTTTTGTCGGACTTCCAGCACGGGGACGGAATATTTTAGGCCGTCAAGCAGCGATGATGATTTGTGATGATATTCCGGCAATTGTAGACCGAGCTTTACGATATCAAAACTTAGATGGGGAAGCAATTAAACGTCACGTTGAAATGGCGGAAGATGCGGATTGGTTGCGAGAACAAATAGCCGAAAAAGAGTTAGTTGCTTTTGTTGCGAATGGCGCAATTTTACCCCGTCGAAGTGGGGTTGATAGCCGTCCTTTAGCAGACAATGTGATTGCATTTCAATCCCCAGAATCCTTAGAATTAGAGTTTAATTGTCCCAATCAAGGGATCATTAAAGGGCTGGGAATTCCCAAGGGGATTACTTTAATTGTAGGAGGCGGTTATCATGGAAAATCAACGTTATTAAATGCAATTGAATTAGGGGTTTATAATCATATTCCGGGGGATGGTCGAGAATTTGTAATTACTAATCCCTCGGCGGTCAAAATTCGGGCAGAGGATGGTCGCAGTGTCTCAGGCGTTGATATTTCTCCGTTTATTAATCAACTGCCTCAAGGTCGTTCTACCACCGAATTTTCTACTGAAAATGCCAGTGGAAGTACCTCCCAAGCTGCTAATATTATGGAGGCATTAGAAGCTTTAGTTTTAGCTGAAAAACCAGAATCTTCCGCTATTCCTGCGGTGTTATTAGTCGATGAAGATACGGCGGCAACAAACTTTATGATCCGCGATCGCCGAATGCAAGAATTAATTGCTAAAGATCAAGAACCGATTACCCCTTTTATTGATAAAGTTCGACAACTTTATACGGATCATAATGTTTCTACTATTTTAGTCATGGGCGGTAGTGGAGATTATTTTGATGTGGCGGATACTGTAATTGCAATGGAGAATTTTCAGGCGCTAGAATTAACGGCAAAAGCTAAAGAAATCGCCCGTGAATATAGCACAGGTCGCACCTTAGAAGGGGGTGAAGCGTTTGGGGTTATTCGCCCTCGAATTCCCATTTCTGAAAGCTTAGATCCCAGTCGTGGCCGTTGGGATGTTCGGATTAAAGTTCGAGATGTAGATGAGGTATTATTTGGAACGGAAGATATTGATGTTTCTGCGGTAGAACAAATTGTTTCTAAAGACCAATTAAGAGCGATCGCCGCCGCAATGGTTTATGCTAAACAAAACTATATTAATGGGGAGAAAACATTACCTCAAATTTTAGATGCTGTTATGCAGGATATTGCCACAAAAGGGTTAGATGTTATCACTCCCTTTCCCCAAGGAGATTTAGCAATCTTTAGACGGTTTGAATTAGCCGCAGCGATTAACAGAATTAGAACCTTAGAAGTCAGCACCTTGCTTGCTTAA
- the wecB gene encoding non-hydrolyzing UDP-N-acetylglucosamine 2-epimerase — MSNLPIRVNVVFGTRPEAIKLAPVIQQLKQTPGFETQVILTGQHREMVSQVMTLFNLTADHDLNIMQPQQTLTDITCGSLQGLEDLFKQFNPHLVLVQGDTTTAFAASLAAFYQKIPVGHVEAGLRTNDVFNPYPEEANRRLISQLTQFHFAPTTQAVQNLKNSGVLGEIHHTGNTVIDALLSVAQKQPQLHIPELNNNPYRLILATVHRRENWGEPLQGIAEGFLQILNKFPDTALLLPLHRNPIVREPLTERLGNHPRVFLTEPLDYTELVAAIDRCYFLLTDSGGLQEEAPSLGKPVLVLRTTTERPEAVEAGTAKLVGTEAADIFTEASVLLKNEIAYQNMANAINPFGDGQASERIINIIKLNYSNPK, encoded by the coding sequence ATGTCAAATCTGCCAATTCGAGTCAATGTAGTGTTTGGAACTCGCCCAGAGGCGATTAAATTAGCACCTGTCATTCAACAGTTAAAACAAACCCCTGGGTTTGAAACGCAGGTGATTTTAACAGGTCAACATCGAGAGATGGTTTCCCAGGTGATGACGTTATTTAATTTAACGGCAGATCACGATTTAAACATCATGCAGCCACAACAAACCTTGACGGATATTACCTGCGGAAGTTTACAAGGATTAGAAGATTTATTTAAACAATTTAATCCCCATTTAGTCTTAGTTCAAGGAGATACAACAACGGCTTTCGCGGCGAGTTTGGCGGCGTTTTATCAAAAAATTCCCGTTGGTCACGTTGAAGCAGGATTACGCACCAATGATGTGTTTAATCCCTATCCTGAAGAGGCAAATCGTCGGTTAATATCTCAGTTAACACAATTCCATTTTGCACCCACAACTCAAGCCGTTCAAAACTTAAAAAATTCCGGGGTTTTGGGAGAAATTCATCATACGGGAAATACGGTCATTGATGCTTTATTATCCGTTGCTCAAAAACAACCTCAGTTGCATATTCCTGAATTAAATAATAATCCCTATCGGTTAATTTTAGCAACGGTTCATCGTCGAGAAAATTGGGGAGAACCGCTTCAGGGAATCGCTGAAGGATTTTTACAAATTCTCAATAAATTTCCTGATACGGCGTTATTATTACCTTTACATCGAAACCCAATAGTGAGGGAACCCTTAACAGAACGATTAGGAAATCATCCCAGGGTCTTTTTAACAGAACCGTTAGATTATACGGAATTAGTCGCAGCGATTGATCGTTGTTATTTTTTATTAACAGATTCGGGAGGATTACAAGAGGAAGCACCGAGTTTAGGAAAACCGGTTTTAGTGTTAAGAACAACAACAGAACGTCCTGAAGCCGTGGAAGCAGGAACAGCTAAATTAGTAGGAACAGAAGCGGCGGATATTTTTACAGAGGCAAGTGTATTATTAAAGAATGAAATTGCCTATCAAAATATGGCAAATGCGATTAATCCCTTTGGAGATGGTCAGGCTTCAGAACGAATTATTAATATTATTAAGTTAAACTATAGCAATCCCAAATAG
- a CDS encoding TIGR03985 family CRISPR-associated protein, which translates to MFIYPPSPQILNWLAGGQLANRLQRAMRLWVLLHRFYGPESYWRESLSDSFTYRDLRKRLFASTHPQQEHLNREGKLETCDDPNCICHQQFYDWIVESQNQLQWCQTVMQMTGLTAESLQEQLQKCPFATVHRSIRDDLKQLQLQGWLKYSSGCYQWVDSKHWPSPPVDNSSTLSFTQLSHQQTWELLQILDSVAFVEPNLALTVQSLWEQVTDSQGSSYQLSSEPQQRIFIELDYILSGEAQDRVDTYQEQLDSLWHKHEGSVVQFKYWIAFEEKQVLVTVYPVCLHYVRRAKYLSAYGFDPDGKFGWHNYRLDRIASKRLKILPWGDPNIPKELKELWRTGQLPLSTQVKDYLDEAWGFNFYLPRALLLIRFTPQFARWYVDNTKRHHTFKPVNYRQIPQLVRREIKNTTEQNQILEILRNRSESDIYYQAWIRLGDINVLMRLRDWRPNGEVIAPLAVRQQLHQEASQELLNYSNPI; encoded by the coding sequence ATGTTTATTTATCCTCCCAGTCCTCAAATTCTCAACTGGTTAGCCGGCGGTCAATTGGCGAATCGGTTGCAACGGGCTATGCGGCTGTGGGTATTGCTGCATCGATTCTATGGCCCTGAATCCTATTGGCGAGAAAGTTTGTCTGACTCATTTACCTATCGAGATTTACGAAAACGTTTATTTGCTTCGACTCATCCTCAACAGGAACACCTCAACCGAGAGGGAAAGCTAGAAACTTGTGATGACCCGAATTGTATTTGCCATCAGCAATTTTATGATTGGATTGTAGAGTCACAGAATCAATTACAATGGTGTCAAACCGTGATGCAAATGACTGGATTAACTGCGGAATCTTTGCAAGAGCAGTTACAAAAATGTCCCTTTGCTACGGTACATCGCTCGATTCGAGATGACCTAAAACAGTTACAACTTCAGGGATGGTTAAAATATTCTTCGGGATGTTATCAATGGGTAGATTCTAAGCACTGGCCGTCTCCTCCGGTTGATAACAGTTCAACCTTAAGTTTTACTCAATTATCTCATCAACAAACTTGGGAACTTTTGCAGATTTTGGATTCTGTTGCTTTTGTTGAACCGAATTTAGCCTTAACGGTACAATCTTTATGGGAACAAGTAACAGATTCTCAAGGAAGTTCCTATCAGTTGAGTTCGGAACCGCAACAACGAATTTTTATTGAACTGGATTATATTCTTTCTGGAGAAGCTCAAGACCGAGTAGATACTTATCAAGAGCAATTAGATTCTTTATGGCACAAGCATGAAGGTAGTGTTGTTCAGTTTAAATATTGGATAGCTTTTGAAGAAAAACAAGTGTTAGTAACGGTTTACCCGGTTTGTTTGCATTATGTTAGGCGGGCTAAATATCTAAGTGCTTATGGTTTTGATCCAGATGGAAAATTCGGCTGGCATAATTATCGTTTAGATCGGATTGCTTCTAAGCGATTAAAAATCCTGCCTTGGGGTGATCCGAATATTCCTAAAGAACTTAAAGAACTCTGGCGTACAGGTCAACTCCCTTTATCAACTCAAGTGAAAGATTATTTGGATGAAGCTTGGGGTTTTAATTTTTATCTACCCCGTGCATTATTACTGATCAGATTTACACCTCAATTTGCTCGTTGGTATGTTGACAATACTAAAAGGCATCATACTTTTAAGCCAGTTAATTATCGTCAAATTCCTCAACTTGTTCGCCGAGAGATTAAAAATACTACAGAACAAAACCAAATTTTAGAAATTTTAAGAAACCGTTCTGAAAGTGATATTTACTATCAAGCCTGGATTCGTTTGGGAGATATTAATGTTTTAATGCGTTTACGAGATTGGCGACCGAATGGAGAAGTTATTGCCCCTTTAGCTGTGCGCCAACAATTACATCAAGAAGCTTCACAGGAGCTATTGAACTATAGCAATCCTATTTGA
- the crn3 gene encoding CRISPR-associated ring nuclease Crn3/Csx3 — translation MNPLATSGVRLSLSKHCNPQGLKYQLLTVELTRKDRIIYPEELADVELPPGIDTRNGVVISGRGPMWLHDYLVYELHPTAWIGSYEPRYHSAIVVATHTRLVKIGQVIPLEQQGEGLLCTGLMVVGPPDSGKSVFSHALFTALISEYPQVYLQRANWDGEGNYLLELTPQADGNAERFKANNKGDYTPHFFPYHAQAILQLRRQQSLVIVDVGGMVQPQKQPILEACSHYLVISSQPEEVEKWHEFCRGSGNLQPVAVIHSTLDECEVIHQQKPYLEMTCGPWISGQTRSIPSLLIQEIQRLVKK, via the coding sequence ATGAACCCCTTAGCAACTTCTGGTGTGCGCCTTTCTTTATCGAAGCACTGCAATCCTCAAGGGTTAAAATACCAACTATTGACGGTGGAGTTAACTCGTAAAGATCGGATAATCTACCCTGAAGAATTAGCCGATGTGGAACTTCCCCCAGGTATTGATACCCGAAATGGTGTGGTGATTTCCGGTCGGGGGCCGATGTGGTTACATGATTATCTCGTTTATGAATTGCACCCCACCGCTTGGATTGGTAGTTATGAACCGCGATATCATTCTGCTATTGTGGTCGCTACCCACACCCGTTTAGTCAAAATTGGTCAAGTGATTCCTTTGGAACAGCAGGGAGAGGGTTTACTGTGTACGGGACTCATGGTTGTAGGGCCACCGGATAGTGGCAAAAGCGTATTCTCTCACGCGCTATTTACAGCTTTGATTTCCGAATATCCCCAGGTTTATTTACAACGAGCCAATTGGGATGGGGAAGGGAATTATCTGTTGGAATTGACACCCCAAGCTGATGGAAATGCAGAAAGATTTAAGGCAAATAATAAAGGAGACTACACCCCCCATTTTTTCCCCTACCACGCCCAAGCCATTCTGCAACTGCGACGACAGCAATCTTTAGTGATTGTCGATGTCGGTGGGATGGTACAACCCCAAAAACAGCCGATTTTAGAAGCTTGTTCTCATTACTTGGTGATTAGTTCTCAGCCAGAAGAGGTGGAAAAATGGCATGAGTTTTGTCGAGGGTCAGGGAACCTCCAACCTGTCGCTGTTATTCACAGTACATTAGACGAATGTGAAGTCATTCACCAACAAAAACCTTATTTAGAAATGACTTGTGGCCCTTGGATAAGTGGACAAACTCGCTCTATTCCAAGTCTTTTAATCCAGGAAATACAAAGATTAGTAAAGAAATAA
- the crn3 gene encoding CRISPR-associated ring nuclease Crn3/Csx3 yields the protein MSAIQLRIIPHQTQSGLAYQHLQVEITNENEIITPADLKGLKLPKGIDFTQGIVIEGKAPIWLYGYLVHECHPAAWVGCYDPRLGAVVVATHTPDVSISQVFKVDLPGE from the coding sequence ATGAGTGCCATTCAGTTAAGGATTATTCCCCATCAAACCCAGTCTGGTTTAGCCTACCAACATTTGCAGGTTGAAATTACCAATGAAAATGAGATTATTACTCCGGCTGATTTGAAGGGGTTGAAGTTACCTAAAGGCATCGATTTTACTCAAGGCATTGTCATAGAAGGAAAAGCCCCGATTTGGTTGTATGGGTATTTAGTCCATGAGTGTCATCCGGCGGCTTGGGTGGGGTGTTATGACCCGCGTTTAGGGGCCGTTGTGGTGGCGACCCATACCCCAGATGTTTCGATTTCTCAGGTGTTTAAAGTTGATTTGCCTGGGGAGTGA
- a CDS encoding DUF1887 domain-containing protein gives MTSTNPLDWKNHQVDHLFLLVGENPLPNYVAARLLIEPKTSIVYLVQTTATAGKDKPAGLLEKELKKHNITTKPISLGDAESDGDKIRAKIKETIQPKGKPPLQGRIGLNYTGGTKAMAVHAYQAFKELQLTDPVFSYLDSRKLAMHIDGKDEPIPVDLALSPAPKLETILGLHNLSWKTEPIHQSQLPDIAEEFSKLHLKPDLAIIWRKWCDSGFKDLKDSKGYWLKDTQFPQPPSLKLSITTPKKETVTVPDEIKTIFREQLGWASTAELSLKIAKEKGKFATFGDVCQWLDGGWLEDYVLSQIEKVKIVKPEYHLHSSVRSINIKDNDPKKNWRIQFEFDVAFLRGYQLFAISCTTSPNYKDCKQKLFEAQLRAKQLGGDEARIALVCCCDPHPKEPNKKASENLKKELDFMIEDSKIEVFDSQDLEPTKFADKLNKWIFRNAGK, from the coding sequence ATGACCAGTACAAATCCGTTAGATTGGAAAAATCATCAAGTTGATCACCTGTTTTTGTTGGTGGGTGAGAATCCATTGCCGAATTATGTAGCGGCAAGACTGCTAATCGAACCTAAAACTAGCATAGTTTATCTTGTTCAGACTACAGCGACTGCTGGCAAGGATAAACCCGCAGGTCTTTTAGAAAAAGAACTCAAAAAACATAACATTACCACTAAACCGATATCTCTGGGTGATGCTGAATCTGATGGAGACAAAATTCGAGCAAAAATTAAAGAGACAATTCAGCCCAAAGGAAAGCCACCTTTACAGGGAAGAATCGGCTTAAATTACACAGGTGGTACGAAAGCAATGGCAGTACACGCCTATCAAGCATTTAAAGAACTTCAGCTTACTGATCCTGTGTTTAGCTATCTTGATTCTCGTAAATTAGCCATGCACATTGATGGCAAAGATGAACCAATCCCAGTTGATCTGGCGTTATCACCTGCACCAAAATTAGAGACAATTTTAGGATTACATAATCTATCTTGGAAAACAGAACCAATTCATCAATCTCAATTACCAGATATTGCTGAAGAATTTTCAAAATTACACCTCAAACCTGATTTGGCGATAATATGGAGAAAATGGTGTGATTCAGGTTTTAAAGACTTGAAAGATTCAAAAGGTTATTGGCTAAAAGATACTCAATTTCCTCAACCCCCTAGCCTAAAATTATCAATTACCACACCTAAAAAGGAAACTGTTACAGTTCCAGATGAAATCAAAACAATATTTAGAGAGCAGTTAGGTTGGGCTTCGACTGCTGAACTTAGCTTAAAAATTGCTAAAGAGAAAGGTAAATTTGCTACTTTTGGCGATGTTTGTCAATGGTTAGATGGGGGATGGTTAGAAGATTATGTATTGTCGCAAATAGAGAAAGTAAAGATAGTAAAGCCAGAATACCATCTCCATAGCTCCGTTCGCTCAATCAATATTAAAGATAATGATCCTAAAAAAAATTGGAGAATACAATTTGAATTTGATGTAGCTTTTTTAAGAGGATATCAACTCTTTGCAATTTCTTGTACCACGAGTCCTAATTATAAGGACTGTAAACAAAAACTGTTTGAAGCTCAATTACGAGCTAAACAACTTGGTGGGGATGAAGCACGGATAGCTTTAGTATGTTGCTGCGATCCTCATCCAAAAGAACCTAATAAAAAAGCTAGTGAAAACTTAAAAAAGGAACTTGATTTTATGATAGAAGACAGCAAAATAGAGGTCTTTGACAGTCAAGACTTAGAGCCAACTAAATTTGCTGATAAACTTAATAAATGGATTTTCAGGAATGCTGGAAAGTGA